The following are from one region of the Sphingomonas oryzagri genome:
- the rplS gene encoding 50S ribosomal protein L19, producing the protein MNLIQQLEAEAIAHFNETKKIPEFRPGDTLRVGVKVVEGERTRVQAFEGVCIARANKGMGSSFTVRKISFGEGVERVFPLYSPNVDTIEVVRKGAVRRAKLYYLRGRTGKSARIAERKDNRETAKA; encoded by the coding sequence ATGAACCTGATCCAGCAGCTCGAGGCCGAGGCCATCGCGCATTTCAACGAGACCAAGAAGATTCCGGAATTCCGCCCCGGCGACACCCTGCGCGTCGGCGTGAAGGTGGTCGAAGGCGAGCGCACCCGCGTGCAGGCCTTCGAGGGTGTGTGCATCGCGCGCGCCAACAAGGGCATGGGTTCGTCGTTCACCGTCCGCAAGATCTCGTTCGGCGAAGGTGTGGAGCGTGTCTTCCCGCTCTACTCGCCCAACGTCGATACGATCGAGGTGGTGCGCAAGGGCGCCGTCCGTCGCGCGAAGCTCTATTATCTGCGCGGCCGCACCGGCAAGTCGGCCCGCATCGCCGAGCGCAAGGACAACCGCGAGACCGCGAAGGCGTAA
- the rimM gene encoding ribosome maturation factor RimM (Essential for efficient processing of 16S rRNA): protein MPDQSESHEKLVTLAAVIGAHGISGEVRLKLFTDDLARYPSLIAGARTLTLKSVRPGPNGAVARFAEVSDRNAAEALRGTQIAVPRASLPDLGDDEYYHADLIGEACLSTTGEALGKVVDVMDYGAGDLIEIERPDGRRFLVPVKAGVEDLGPPIRVHAEFVEA from the coding sequence TTGCCTGACCAGTCTGAATCGCACGAAAAGCTCGTCACCCTGGCCGCCGTGATCGGCGCGCATGGGATATCGGGCGAGGTGCGCCTCAAGCTCTTCACCGACGATCTGGCGCGCTATCCGTCGCTGATCGCGGGCGCCCGCACGCTGACGCTCAAGTCGGTGCGCCCCGGCCCCAACGGCGCGGTCGCGCGCTTCGCCGAGGTGAGCGACCGCAACGCCGCCGAGGCGCTGCGCGGCACCCAGATCGCCGTGCCGCGCGCGTCGCTGCCCGATCTGGGCGACGACGAATATTATCACGCCGACCTGATCGGCGAGGCCTGTCTCTCCACCACCGGCGAGGCGCTGGGCAAGGTGGTCGACGTCATGGATTACGGCGCCGGCGACCTGATCGAGATCGAGCGCCCCGACGGCCGCCGCTTCCTCGTGCCGGTGAAGGCCGGCGTCGAGGATCTTGGCCCGCCGATCCGGGTGCATGCGGAGTTCGTGGAAGCATGA
- a CDS encoding S9 family peptidase yields MRSLLLAALPLLLAAAPVPQQPLTIDRIFASPSLSGPTPRKLKLSPDGKWVTLLKPRADDRDRYDLWAVDTTTAKQTMLVDSKKVGSGAALSEAEKMRRERARVGGTEGIVEYDWAPDGKALLVPIDGDLYLATLDGKVRKLTSGEAVLDPHVSEGGRYVSFVRDQNLVALDLASGKANALTKAGGGTVTCGTAEFVAQEEMDRTEGAWWSPDDSRVAVECYDEAKVKVVTRAAIGADGTKTFDQRYPAAGTPNVTVSLSIVSPTTGKAVKVDLGTDPDIYIARVNWAPDGRILYVQRETRDQKRLDMLAVDPVTGAARALFSETSKTWIDLTDDFKPLKDGSLIWGSARSGFMHLYRFVDGKWTQLTHGDWSVEMNGQSAHTGLIAVDEANHRLFFTANKDDVLESQLYTVDYLHPGEPQRVTERGWWNEAVMDKAATRMVVTRSSPSQPPQVYLADATGKRIAWIEENRLDASHPYAPYLAAHRPVTYGTMKAADGSTLYYEMITPKLEAGKRYPVFFEHYGGPGSQQVKRAWMAPMAQYWVSKGWIYFQIDNRGSPNRGTAFQNQIYHAMGSVEVEDQATAARWLQSQTFVDPKKIATYGWSYGGYMTLKMLEKGQGLYAAGISGAPVTKWELYDTHYTERYLGNPLADPKVYATSDAIDEAPSIKTPMLLMHGLSDDNVVFENSAALINRLQETDTPFDMMLYVGQTHHIAGEGRQAHVQHTIEQFLKEKVLGTASRPMQEARGIRARP; encoded by the coding sequence ATGCGTTCGCTCCTCCTCGCGGCTTTGCCGCTGCTCCTCGCCGCCGCTCCGGTTCCGCAACAGCCGCTCACCATCGACCGGATCTTCGCGAGTCCCTCGCTGTCCGGCCCGACGCCGCGCAAGCTGAAGCTCTCGCCGGACGGCAAGTGGGTGACCCTGCTCAAGCCCCGCGCCGACGATCGCGATCGTTACGATCTCTGGGCGGTCGATACGACCACGGCCAAGCAGACGATGCTGGTGGACAGCAAGAAGGTCGGCTCTGGCGCGGCGCTCAGCGAGGCAGAGAAGATGCGGCGCGAGCGCGCGCGTGTCGGTGGCACCGAGGGCATCGTCGAATATGACTGGGCGCCGGACGGCAAGGCCTTGCTCGTGCCGATCGACGGGGATCTCTATCTGGCGACGCTTGACGGCAAGGTGCGCAAGCTGACCAGCGGCGAGGCGGTGCTCGATCCGCATGTCTCGGAAGGTGGCCGTTACGTCAGCTTCGTGCGCGACCAGAATCTCGTCGCGCTCGATCTGGCGAGCGGCAAGGCGAACGCGCTGACCAAGGCTGGCGGCGGCACCGTTACCTGCGGCACCGCCGAGTTCGTCGCGCAGGAGGAGATGGATCGCACCGAAGGCGCGTGGTGGTCCCCGGACGATTCCCGTGTGGCGGTCGAATGTTACGACGAGGCGAAGGTGAAGGTCGTCACCCGCGCCGCGATCGGCGCGGACGGGACCAAGACCTTCGATCAGCGCTATCCGGCGGCCGGTACGCCCAATGTCACGGTTTCGCTGAGCATCGTCTCGCCGACGACAGGCAAGGCGGTGAAGGTCGATCTCGGCACCGATCCTGATATCTACATCGCCCGCGTCAATTGGGCACCGGACGGCCGCATCCTCTACGTCCAGCGCGAGACGCGCGACCAGAAGCGGCTCGATATGCTGGCGGTGGATCCCGTGACGGGTGCAGCGAGGGCGCTGTTCTCCGAGACATCGAAGACCTGGATCGACCTCACCGACGATTTCAAGCCGTTGAAGGACGGCAGCCTGATCTGGGGATCGGCGCGCAGCGGGTTCATGCATCTCTACCGCTTCGTTGACGGAAAATGGACGCAACTCACCCACGGCGACTGGTCGGTGGAGATGAACGGCCAGTCCGCCCATACCGGCCTGATCGCGGTGGACGAGGCGAACCATCGCCTGTTCTTCACCGCCAACAAGGACGACGTGCTGGAAAGCCAGCTCTACACGGTCGACTATCTCCATCCGGGCGAACCGCAGCGCGTAACCGAGCGCGGCTGGTGGAACGAGGCGGTGATGGACAAGGCAGCTACCCGCATGGTCGTCACGCGCTCGTCGCCGAGCCAGCCGCCGCAGGTCTATCTCGCCGATGCGACCGGCAAGCGGATCGCGTGGATCGAGGAGAACCGGCTCGACGCCAGCCATCCCTACGCGCCCTATCTCGCGGCGCATCGTCCGGTGACATACGGCACGATGAAGGCGGCGGACGGATCGACGCTCTACTACGAGATGATCACGCCCAAGCTGGAGGCGGGAAAGCGCTACCCGGTCTTCTTCGAGCATTACGGCGGCCCCGGATCGCAGCAGGTGAAGCGGGCGTGGATGGCACCGATGGCGCAATATTGGGTGTCGAAGGGCTGGATATACTTCCAGATCGACAATCGCGGATCGCCCAATCGCGGCACCGCCTTCCAGAACCAGATCTATCACGCGATGGGCAGCGTCGAGGTTGAGGATCAGGCGACCGCCGCGCGCTGGCTCCAGAGCCAGACGTTCGTCGATCCGAAGAAGATCGCCACCTACGGCTGGTCCTATGGCGGCTACATGACGCTCAAGATGCTGGAGAAGGGGCAGGGCCTCTACGCCGCCGGTATCTCGGGCGCGCCGGTGACCAAGTGGGAGTTGTACGACACCCACTATACCGAGCGCTATCTCGGTAACCCGCTGGCCGATCCCAAGGTTTACGCGACGTCGGACGCGATCGACGAGGCGCCGTCGATCAAGACGCCGATGCTGCTGATGCACGGACTGTCCGACGACAATGTCGTGTTCGAGAACAGCGCGGCGCTGATCAACCGGCTGCAGGAGACCGACACGCCGTTCGACATGATGCTTTATGTCGGCCAGACCCACCATATCGCGGGCGAAGGGCGGCAGGCGCACGTCCAGCACACGATCGAGCAGTTTCTGAAAGAGAAGGTGCTGGGGACGGCCAGCCGACCGATGCAGGAGGCGCGAGGTATACGAGCCAGGCCGTAA
- a CDS encoding 2OG-Fe(II) oxygenase: protein MAYLDGIDPRTGFIPLTGFEHKGKELAGSYTSAKPFPSIAIDDFLPDELINGLFERFCEKRKSSDLNHHYNRYQEKLKDSYNPDTLDDFARAIFYSFNSRSFVKIFENITGLKGLIPDPYFFGAGFHEMHNGGSLAIHTDFNHHKILNLERRITVLIYLNKDWKSEYGGQLELWDAQMTHAVRSFEPSFNRCVIFTTSNNSLHGNPNPINHPDGLSRKSIALYYYTSTWDKSKRSHTTQFKVRPGSRDRTDWSIKKQELIEDLFPPIILRKVTKFKQLIRNTLG from the coding sequence ATGGCGTATCTGGATGGCATCGACCCGCGGACCGGATTCATCCCTTTGACCGGATTCGAACATAAGGGGAAAGAACTGGCTGGTAGCTACACGTCCGCGAAGCCTTTTCCATCAATCGCGATCGATGATTTCTTGCCGGATGAATTGATAAATGGTCTTTTTGAGCGCTTTTGTGAGAAGCGCAAGTCGAGTGACCTGAATCACCATTATAATAGGTATCAGGAAAAACTTAAGGATAGCTATAATCCAGATACACTGGATGATTTTGCAAGGGCGATTTTTTATTCATTTAATTCCAGATCATTTGTAAAAATTTTTGAAAACATTACTGGATTGAAAGGATTGATCCCAGACCCATATTTTTTTGGTGCCGGGTTTCATGAAATGCACAACGGCGGATCCCTTGCGATCCACACCGATTTTAATCATCACAAAATACTCAATCTGGAGCGCCGTATCACAGTCTTGATCTATCTCAACAAGGACTGGAAGAGCGAATATGGCGGCCAGCTTGAACTGTGGGATGCTCAAATGACGCACGCGGTGCGTTCGTTTGAGCCATCATTCAACCGGTGCGTCATATTCACCACGTCAAACAACAGTCTGCACGGCAATCCAAATCCAATCAATCATCCTGATGGTTTATCAAGAAAATCGATAGCACTTTATTATTATACGTCGACATGGGATAAATCCAAAAGATCTCATACCACTCAATTCAAGGTCAGGCCCGGAAGTCGCGATAGAACTGATTGGTCAATAAAGAAGCAAGAATTGATTGAAGATTTATTTCCGCCAATTATTCTAAGAAAAGTTACAAAATTTAAACAACTTATCAGGAATACTCTTGGTTAG
- a CDS encoding DUF2189 domain-containing protein → MVAVSAPASSAPPAAVPIRRIGPADLRISLRMGWDDFLAMRGDLLFVALIYPLVGLVTAFLALDGLPLHLFFPLAAGLSLMGPLVAVGFYELARRREAGLESGWSHFFDPLRSASFGSLLGIAIGMIALFGSWVYVAGAIHDAFMTNVPPPSVGAFLSRLFGTAEGWQMMIVGNLVGLAYAIVTLALTWVAMPMLVDRPTDSWTAISTSLRAMAANPMMAARWGLTVAVLLVLGSIPAFVGLAVVLPWLGYATWHLYTRVIDRDAWARA, encoded by the coding sequence ATGGTAGCCGTATCCGCCCCCGCTTCGTCCGCGCCGCCCGCAGCCGTGCCGATCAGACGGATAGGCCCTGCCGACCTCCGCATTTCCCTGCGCATGGGCTGGGACGATTTCCTGGCGATGCGCGGCGACCTGCTGTTCGTGGCGCTGATCTATCCGCTGGTTGGGCTGGTCACTGCCTTCCTCGCGCTCGACGGGCTGCCGCTGCACCTCTTCTTCCCGCTCGCTGCCGGGCTGTCGCTGATGGGGCCGCTGGTCGCGGTGGGATTCTACGAGCTGGCACGGCGACGCGAGGCGGGGCTGGAGAGCGGCTGGAGCCACTTCTTCGATCCGCTGCGCAGCGCCTCGTTCGGGTCGCTGCTTGGCATCGCGATCGGCATGATCGCGCTGTTCGGATCGTGGGTCTATGTCGCGGGCGCGATCCACGATGCCTTCATGACCAACGTGCCCCCGCCGAGCGTTGGCGCCTTCCTGTCCCGCCTGTTCGGCACGGCGGAGGGCTGGCAGATGATGATCGTCGGCAATCTGGTCGGCCTCGCCTACGCGATCGTCACGCTGGCGCTGACCTGGGTGGCGATGCCGATGCTGGTCGACCGGCCTACCGACAGCTGGACGGCCATCTCCACCTCGCTCCGCGCGATGGCCGCGAACCCGATGATGGCCGCGCGCTGGGGCCTGACGGTGGCGGTGCTGCTGGTGCTGGGATCGATCCCGGCCTTCGTCGGTCTCGCCGTGGTGCTGCCGTGGCTGGGCTATGCGACCTGGCACCTCTATACGCGCGTCATCGACCGAGACGCGTGGGCGCGGGCCTGA
- the rpsP gene encoding 30S ribosomal protein S16 — MSVSIRLSRGGSKKRPYYRIVVANSTAPRDGHFLEKIGTYNPMLPKGDEKRVILDADRAKHWLSVGAQPTDRVARFLDAAGVRERAAKNNPKKAEPGEKAKERAEEREAKAAAAAEAAAEAAKPKEEPVAEAPAEEAPAAEETTEV, encoded by the coding sequence ATGTCCGTTTCGATCCGTCTGTCGCGTGGTGGCTCCAAGAAGCGCCCCTATTACCGCATCGTCGTCGCCAACTCGACGGCGCCGCGCGATGGCCACTTCCTCGAGAAGATCGGCACCTACAACCCGATGCTGCCGAAGGGCGACGAGAAGCGTGTCATCCTCGACGCCGATCGCGCCAAGCATTGGCTGAGCGTCGGCGCGCAGCCGACCGACCGTGTCGCCCGCTTCCTCGACGCCGCCGGCGTCCGTGAGCGCGCCGCGAAGAACAACCCGAAGAAGGCCGAGCCGGGCGAGAAGGCCAAGGAGCGCGCCGAGGAGCGCGAGGCGAAGGCCGCTGCCGCTGCCGAGGCTGCCGCCGAGGCCGCCAAGCCGAAGGAAGAGCCGGTTGCGGAGGCCCCCGCCGAGGAGGCTCCGGCCGCCGAGGAAACCACCGAGGTGTAA
- the trmD gene encoding tRNA (guanosine(37)-N1)-methyltransferase TrmD, whose protein sequence is MTFVATVLTLYPEMFPGPLGISLAGRALAEGKWSLDVVQIRDFATDRHRSVDDTPAGGGAGMVMRADVLALALDTTVARHPGIPVLAMTPRGAPLTQARVRQLAQGPGAIILCGRFEGIDQRLFDARQIEEVSIGDYILSGGEMAALTLLDACIRLLPGVMGAASSGDDESFETGLLEYPHYTRPQEWEGRTIPEVLRSGDHARIAAWRKREAEAITRLRRPDLWERHGGTPGRSPSGARHEDWDEKS, encoded by the coding sequence ATGACCTTCGTCGCCACCGTCCTGACGCTCTATCCGGAGATGTTTCCAGGGCCGCTGGGCATCAGCCTTGCCGGGCGAGCGCTGGCGGAGGGCAAGTGGTCACTCGATGTGGTGCAGATTCGCGATTTCGCGACTGACAGGCATCGCTCCGTAGACGATACGCCCGCAGGCGGCGGCGCGGGCATGGTGATGCGCGCCGACGTGCTGGCATTGGCGCTCGACACCACCGTTGCGCGCCATCCGGGCATCCCCGTCCTCGCCATGACGCCACGCGGCGCGCCACTCACGCAGGCCCGCGTCCGCCAGTTGGCACAAGGCCCCGGCGCGATCATTCTCTGCGGGCGGTTCGAGGGGATCGACCAGCGGCTGTTCGACGCGCGGCAGATCGAGGAGGTCTCGATCGGCGACTATATCCTCTCGGGCGGCGAAATGGCCGCTTTGACGCTTCTGGACGCTTGCATCCGGCTGCTTCCCGGCGTAATGGGCGCCGCTTCGAGCGGAGACGACGAGAGCTTCGAGACGGGGCTGCTCGAATATCCGCACTATACCCGACCACAGGAGTGGGAAGGGCGCACGATCCCCGAAGTGCTGCGATCGGGGGATCATGCGAGGATCGCGGCCTGGCGGAAACGCGAGGCCGAGGCCATCACACGGCTAAGGCGGCCGGACCTTTGGGAGCGCCACGGTGGCACTCCGGGTCGGTCGCCCTCTGGCGCGCGGCACGAAGACTGGGACGAGAAGTCATGA
- a CDS encoding MBL fold metallo-hydrolase, with the protein MAHRLLPALALALFAAAPTCAKPAPAAPAATPFSIGRIKFVALRDMSNVVPNDGSVFGVGVPTDQVAAVLKAHGAATDQIPLSVDALLAILPGHVVLLDTGLGPKVGGVLPLSLAEAKVAPAKITDILITHSHGDHIGGLLTKEGGLAFPNATIRMSASEWAFVQAKGNKATVEAIRPKVQPFEPGAEVVPGIRSVPLPGHTPGHSGYLIGTGQDALLDIGDTAHSAIISLAKPDWPIQYDTDEAEGRAQRKAELAKLAASHQRIFAPHFPYPGVGYVVKAGDGYRWEADIPK; encoded by the coding sequence ATGGCCCATCGATTGCTCCCCGCGCTCGCTCTCGCCCTGTTCGCCGCCGCGCCGACCTGTGCGAAGCCCGCCCCGGCGGCGCCAGCCGCAACGCCCTTCTCGATCGGCAGGATCAAGTTCGTGGCGCTGCGCGACATGAGCAACGTGGTGCCCAACGACGGCAGCGTGTTCGGCGTCGGCGTGCCGACCGATCAGGTCGCGGCCGTACTCAAGGCACATGGCGCGGCGACCGATCAGATTCCGCTGAGCGTCGATGCCCTGCTGGCCATCCTGCCGGGCCACGTCGTGCTGCTCGACACCGGGCTGGGGCCGAAGGTCGGCGGCGTGCTGCCGCTCAGCCTGGCCGAAGCCAAGGTCGCGCCCGCCAAGATCACTGACATCCTGATCACCCACAGCCATGGCGACCATATCGGCGGGCTGCTGACCAAGGAGGGCGGTCTCGCCTTTCCCAACGCCACGATCCGCATGTCGGCTTCCGAATGGGCGTTCGTGCAGGCCAAGGGCAATAAGGCAACGGTCGAGGCGATCCGTCCCAAGGTACAGCCGTTCGAGCCGGGCGCGGAGGTGGTGCCGGGCATCCGATCGGTGCCGCTGCCGGGGCACACGCCGGGTCATTCGGGCTATCTGATCGGCACCGGCCAGGATGCGCTGCTCGACATCGGCGACACCGCCCACAGTGCGATCATCTCGCTCGCAAAGCCGGATTGGCCGATCCAGTATGATACCGACGAAGCCGAAGGACGCGCCCAGCGCAAGGCGGAACTCGCCAAGCTCGCCGCCAGCCACCAGCGCATCTTCGCGCCGCACTTCCCGTATCCGGGGGTGGGCTATGTGGTGAAGGCGGGGGATGGATATCGCTGGGAGGCGGACATTCCGAAATAA